The DNA sequence CGCACGACGAGGTTCCAGCTTGGGTTGCGACAATTAGCATGTAGTGGTCGCGGCCAAAGCTTCTCGTGTTGACAGAGGGGAGAGAAGCAAGTTGCAACAAAAGGAGTGGTGGTGGAAGGTGGGGGAAGAGGGGCTGCTGCTTGGCGGACACATGACAACGGCAAGGTGGCGACACTAACGACAACGCACATGgcttggggagagagagagagagagagagagagagagagaagaaattttAGAGGGGGAGGAAGGGCTGCAGTGTTGGGGAAAGATGtgaagaaacaaaagaattttataatttttcaccCATGACCAAGACGATGTCGTTTTGCAAAGGGGTtgggtcttttttttctttaactggGCCTACTGCACACATGATCACACCCTTTAATAAGGAAAAATCCACTTTCAAAAGAGGCTTGGGCCTCACACAAGTTGGGCTTCAAACATGTTGGCAGGAGAATTGCACAACTTTTAGGCGCGAAATAAAAAATCTCCGTTTGAACTAATTCTTGAAGTAATGAGTTTGAatacatattttacatttgagtTTCTTGACGATTCAGTGTCAACAAATGCTTCAAGATATGTAGTTGATGATGTCACACTAATTTATGCCTCCacaatcttaaaaatattttctattatttttagatattttgtattaaggCCATCATATAGTTTGAggacaatttgtaaaattatttaatatttattatatttgaatctcatatttatttcaattaattGATTTACATTTCTTGTCAAGTGTTCAAGTCATTGGGTTTTCAAACGagattagggcaggtttggaacccaagacaaaatacaaaattctcatctcatcacatctcatcatatcattatacattttttaaatctctatataaaatataataaacaattcaattttttcaaattccaatatacctttttcaaatctcaaaacaataataatattaaaacacaatattttaaacttcaaaataaaacataaaattctcatctcactctccaaacctgcccgagatgaaataatttgtttcaaaatcttTTTTCCATTTGGACCGTCTTATGTCCTGTTAGGAGACATGAGTCTTCTATCTAAATAGAAATTGGATCTCAGCCAAaccctttcaaaaaaaaatcacgCTTTCACATGGAAACAGAAGATGATGTCATGCCTTATATATATTCAAGCTCTTGTAATGCTTGAACAAGTTGTTTTATGATTAATGAAGAGGTTGACTgttttagaataataataataaaaaaaaaaaaggaattccaAAAGAcaaaattcaatattaataaacattTGAAATCAAGAATTAAAGAGAGCACTTTTACTTtagacaataatattatatatagacaaatcaaaaatcttcacaacctcttaATACTTcacactctatattatttttaatttttagtattttttttcttttattaaatatttattatatgaataatgaataaaaaatttgaaaaaatttaaaaagaataaactcaaaaaaaaaattaaaaaattaaaaaaataaaaaaaatatataatatgaaatatgatagaagttgtgtagcaaagttCATAGACAAATAGTTCTCAGTCTTTTTAATGCACTTTTACTTTTAAcacttcaaatataaaaaaagaagatcaaAACTTAACAGAATAGATACAGTTAAAGAAAtcaattgtaaaataatttagaaaaacaaattgtaaaaaataaaattagagcgTTGCACGGATTCTGAGCAGGCCTACAGTTTACGGTGAGCAGCGGGGCCCCGCTACCCTGCTACCCCGCCACCTGTTTGCCACATCCCTCACTGCAACTCGTTCTGTACCCTCTCATgtttataataagaaaatattattttttttatatttatataaataataaatatattatatatatagatatatataatttattaaaaatttaaaattaaattcaagttAATATCTTGATCGTAAatctcacattatttaaatatgattattatattaGCTTGATCTCATATAActataatgaatttatattttttttaattaaatttataattaaattatactataatttagatttaaaaaaacttttagacctaaaaaaaatttatagacccaataaattaatgaattaaGGGggtgttttgttaaaagttatataaaatattattataatattatttttattttaaaattaaaaaaaattaaattattttatatattttatataaaaatctaaaataattataataattatataaaataaaataaaatagtttaattttgtttatggtAAACAAGTCAGAGCAAACCTGTTTGACTGAGGCAGTAACcccaaaattttcttattcccTCCCGACCATACCAAATCCAAGAGAAAAGTAGAAAACGAGGTAAAATGGCCGCCGCAAGAGCATCGGGATTGGTAGTACCGCGGCCGGTGACCTTCGTGACCGGCAACGCCAAGAAGCTCGAGGAAGTCCGAGCCATCTTGGGAAACTCCATTCCTTTTCAGTCTCTCAAGCTTGACTGTAaactttactctctctctctctctctctctcaacttatttttatttctttaatttttatttcatttcatatttcgCAGTGCCAGAATTGCAAGGTGAACCCGAGGATATCTCCAAAGAGAAGGCTCGTTTGGCTTCGGttgaggttctctctctctctctctttttttttttttgataaaataaactTCATTGAAATAGCAACAATACATCAATTGGTATCAAACCATAGTGTATTACGAATAAAAGAAGGGATCTCATGTtctgtatgtatgtatatatttccaAATTTTGATCTGTATGATTTTGAATGGGAAGGTGAACGGGCCCGTGCTGGTGGAAGACACTTGCCTCTGTTTCAATGCCTTAAAGGGTCTACCTGGTAcgtaatttttttcccttttcaactTTTCCGTGAGTGCCATTTTGGTTCATTTATTGTAtacacgcatgcatgcatgtattaaTAATCTTTATAGTGATTGATCATTGATCTTATTTTAGTTGCTTGGACCTATTGCAGGGCCATACGTGTAAGTTCTATTTTACTCTCGTTCTAGTGTTGAGGTGAACTTCTGTATCTCATCAATTTTTTAAGGGCTCTTGCTCATGCCATTTGTGTCTGCTGGATTCAATTCTTAatttaaatcatcatttatagGATGAGTAACAGTACTATAAGAATCTTAATGGCAGAAAATATGAGAAGGAAGACCTtcttgaaactgaaaaaaaaacgGTGCAGTGGATAtatggaaaggaaaaataaagttcACACATTctattcatgaaaaaaatgtcTTGCTGATTTTTGTTGGCCTATTCTTGATTTGGGAGAGGCATatttgtattcttgaattgGGCGAGGCGTATTTGTATTCTTGATTTGGGCGAGGTGTATTTGTATAGAAGTCATTGATAATTGTGTCATTTAtgctttactctttttttttttttttttttttacaattaagaattttattaatagaaatctAGGTGAAGCCCAAGTGCAGAATTATGCTTCACTGTAAAAATGCAGTACTTTTATCAGTTACTTCCTATTAATGGTAACATTGGTTTAGGACAAGATAGTCAACCATCCTCTTCTGTGGGAATCTATTGATGCTGTTAACATTTCTGAATTCCCAGTCTCAATTGTAGTATTCAATGGTTAGTAGTGTATTTTGTCAGTTACTTCAGCTGTTAATTGTAGTACCTCACCTGTTAATTATAGTATGTTTTGTCATGaagaatatgaaatgaaaacttcTTTGTTCTGTTTGGGGAAGGAGGATAAAGTTCTTGTTTTCGTTTGGTCTCAGGGCCTTAGCCTTGCAAATTAATCATAAGTTTTAATATGGTTTCTGAGGATAACCCTCTAGTGTCTGAATGACATAGGAGGTTTCCCATGGAAAATTGCTCTCCAGTATTTTATTATGGTGTACCTATGTTGATGCTGAACTGATTTTCCTGCATCTATCAGGTCCATAGGATTTCttacttttcttctttaattttctattttatttcatggtTATTCAAAACCTACCTAattctcttttccttctcttttttgaTCTTTCGAAGTGTTGTagtaagtaattaataatattttttttttcacttaaaaaattatGGGATAGTTGTGATAGGTTAATACATTAAGGATAAGGCTTCCTCACAAAGTGGTGCATCACGTGCAGCTACAGTTTTAGACTATCtacatgttttttttccttgtaagGGTGTTTTGTCATGAAAAACACCACACCAACAATggcaaacaaataaaagcaacGATCAAGCAATCACGTGACACACAATTTGCGTGGTTCGGCAACGTGCCTACGTCTACAAACCTGTAGAAGTTTTATTAAttcagaggagattacaatcatacaatctcaactcactcactcactctagggctttttctctctctcaatatgtGCTCGCACTTTGCCTCTCTATATTCACTCTGAAATTGCTGAATTTTCAAGTGCAAGAGatcaaaatattacatattaatagAAAATGGCATTGGAAACCATAATTGTCAAAAAGACGTTTTTCGCTCGAGCGACTTGTTGAGCGTGCCTCAAATGAACAACCAATGAACATTGGgtcaagcgaacactagggtttgtgtctcacTCGAGCTCACTGTCGAGCGTAACTTGAGCAAACTCACGGGTTGCACCTTTTATGCTCTTGCTCACTGGTGATGTTATTTAACACGCTAGATAGAGTGTAGGAGGGTGGTAAATGAGATCCCATGTTCTCGAGAAATTGAATTTTCTACCCTTTATTATGATTTCAATGGACTCTAATCACAACCTTAATTGATCCTTCTAGAGTATAAGCTCATATGTGGCTTGAGCTTTCCTTAGGTTGATACAAAGGGTATCAAAGTGAATTCTAGGAAAAAATGTGGAACTTGTGTCATGCCACCCATAATGAAATGACCTGATGAGGGTGTCAAGAATTTAAGTTGGGATTGACATGATTAGAGTTAATTGATCGAAGCATCATTAGAAGCTTGTGGGGATATTTGTATGTGGGATGGGAGTTCCTTGCATCCAAAGGAGTGTTGGGGGGTATTCATATTATGTGGGATAAGAGGGTGGTTGAGTTTATTGAGGACTATATTGGGAACCATTCGATGGCTTGTTCTTTTAAGGATGTGGAGGATGGGCTTGACTGGGCTTTTATTGGTGTTTATGGGCTGAATGTGGACAGCAATAGGCGAGATCTATGGGATGAGGTAGCGAGTTGGTGCAGTTGGTGGGACTTGCCTTGTTGTATTGGAAGTGATTTTAATATCACTCAGTTTCTGAGTGAAAGATTGGGAGAAGCTCGGCTTACTCATGCTATGACTGAATTCAccgagtttattttttatttggatttagTGGAGTTACCTCTGACTGGGGGCATGTACACATGGTCCAACAGTTGGGCTTGGTCTCATTTGGATAGATTCTTGATATCTCCTTCCTGGGAGGCTCAATAAGAAAAATGGGGAAATTTTGGATCATCTATAGTTACAGTGTGAGGTAGCCCAAgtttttttcagatgatatcTTCAACCCGACTGGTGTGGCATGGGTTACACCTAGAAGGGTATTGAATATTTTAAGTGTTGAAAAGGCTTTAGGGACAACGTTCACATTGCTGCTGTGTGGAAAACGATTCCTCGTTGTATTACGTGGTGTCTTTGGATGGAGAGAAATGGCAAGTGCTTTAAAGACTGGAGTGGACAAGTTGAAGATATTGTTTTTCAACactctattttctagagtttttgTTGTTGATTGTAATGGGGCTAGTTTTCATAATTTGCTTGTATCCATTAATAGTGCTTAGTGGTTTCTATGTGTATTTCGTGTatacttgtgtacttgggctatgcctttttctgtcaataaagtttttttcttatatatatataaaaaaaattgaatttaagtGGGATATTTTACACCCTGGATTGAGTATAGGAGGAACCTGGGTGGGAGAAGATTTTATCATTTGTAATGATTTCAAAGAGCTCCAATTGTAAAAGTGActaatttttttggagtgaaagCCCAAATGTGCTTTTGACTTTCCTTGGTGTGTCGTTtctttatgctttttttttttttttttttgtcacattgGTTATGATTGGAAAAATGGAATGGCTTTGACATGGaatggaaaaatattgagaGCCTTGAAGATAATTTTAGAGTTTGGTACCTGTGAGTCTGTGACTATCTGATAATGGTTTTGCATAGACTTCATAGTGATGGAATTTACAGGTATCTATCGTTTATTGTACAAAAACATATTGGGAAACATCGAAGACATTTCTTTGAGCCCTTGATGCTCATAGCTTATATTGCTTTTGCAAAGAGTGGAAGATTGTAGGCTATTGCTTATATGGAATCCTGGTTTGGCTCCTAGTTCTTTCCAATTTAGAGATACCTTTGCAAGCATTAGCTTCAATTTGTCAGGCCTATTGAAAAATCCTAGCTTGTCAGGCCCTTATGCTATAATGGGACATCAGCATGATGTGTTCTTATGATAAGATATAGATGGGCCCTGGTATGCCTTTAAGAAGTGAACTACAACTCTGGTGACTACACTTCAACATGCGTACCTCAATTACTCTAGAACATTATACATTGAAATCATTAGGAAGCCCGAGATAAGAAACCTTTTGTGCATGATTGGCACTTATgtatggtctctctctctctctctgacgcGCACGTGAACGCACGCAGATTGCAGCACTAGTTCTATTTTGTACCCTTATCCTTCCATTCCCCAGGaaataattatgtgatttttatcagcATGATATGGGCAACTTATTATCActaaatattgattttgtttttaaacctCATGTGATTGGGTCCATGGGCCTGATAATCAGCAACTGCAGATATCcgttaattcttttttatctgTAGGACACATGACAGTTAATTACATTTTCTCATCACTGCCCTTCTTCTGACCTTAAAACATGAGTAATTTCCTTCTTGCCTAAAACACATGTTTAGAGTACAAAACTTATTGGTGTAAGTCATATGCATTTACTAATTTTAGAAGCATGAGGACTATACAACATTTCTACCAATATTGTAAGGAATCTATCATTTACTTGGAGGAAAGACCTCCAAGCATGATATTTTATCACATTCTTTTATATCTGCCTTCATAAGAAAGGCAACCTTTTCACAAAGATGTTTTGCCTCACCCAATTGTTCAAGCGATTGAAACGATCTAGGAAAAAAGTGGTTCTGGTAAAGTGGTTCGGGTTGCTCAGCTGTTTAGAGCAAACTTGATGCCCCTAATGGCCGTGGAGATTTTTgcgagttttaaattttttttcttggggggCATGACTGATATTTCACGAGCGATCTACTAgaaaaattgacaaaatacagATGGAAGGATTTATATGATAATGTATatacaacaaatatatatttgatagaaTTTGAGATTTGACAAGCTTTTGATAATGTGCCAAAGCATATGGACTGATTTTGATACTTGTGGAGTTCTTTTCTTGGAAATGGGACTAAACATTTGTTGGCTTctagttattttttagaatgataTAGTGGGAAAATCTCTTCTGATTCTATTTATGATTTGGAGCTCTATCAAGTTCAATGTTGGCTCTTCATTGTTATCGCTGGTTACGTGCGTTCCTGACATTCTTGCTTTGACTCTGATGATCAATATCTAATGAGAACATTATGCATTGCAGAAAGTGGTTCCTGCAGAAGCTTGGTCATGAAGGTTGCCACTGTGCTTTATTTCCTTTGTTCTTTTGTTACAGTTTTTTATGCCCAGCTGCTTCAATTTTGACTTGATGCTAATCTCAACTCTTGCAGGTCTGAACAATATGTTGATGGCATACGAGGATAAATCAGCTTATGCTTTATGTGCATTTTCTTTTGCTCTTGGGCCCAATGCCGAACCAATTACATTCCTGGGGAGAACTCCGGTACAATTTTGTAGTTGTGTATTAAATAATTCTGATGAGCAATTAAGATgtacttaaatttattttcagcAGTTGTACTCAAGTAGTCTACGACGAATTTGACCATCATAAAACATGCATGCTATTGTTTAGGAGGCATGCTTATTCTGCTTTTACAGAAGTATAAGCAAGTTTGGATGTGAGATGTGCTTTTATTTGGTAACAATGATAGCTCCACCGAAGATGTGAGTTGAAACAACAACGTAGGCTATTTTCggttgtttaaatttttacatgatCCTTTTGGCCAAATTATTATAAGGACTATTTGAAAAGCAAACGATTGCTTTGCAAGTAATTTATTTGGCCTAGTAGTCTAGATTTAAAAATACACCAGGCATTGATGGTCAGACCTGATTGGTTGAAGTTGTAAGTCTTGGTAACCTTCTCAAATAAAACTGTCAGGTAAAGGCTGTACAAGGGAACGAGAAAGGGGTTTGAGACAGTCCCCTTACCACTTACAACATGGGGGGTATGAGTCTAGATACTCTTCGCTTGAAAAGGCATGCCTTGCACTTGTCTGAGCCACACAGAGACTTGGACACTAAACCCCTTTATGGACTAGATTCTGTTAGCCATATTTTTATGTTGGTGAAATTATCAGCTGGGAGAAACATGAGTTTTGCTCATAATCAGCCACAAAACAAGCATGAGCAAACAGAAATCTTGAAGAGGCTGATATTCGCATCAATGGGACTAACATATTATTTATGGCTCACTTGTTAGGGGAAGATAGTTCCTCCAAGGGGACCTAATGATTTTGGATGGGATCCTATTTTTCAACCTGATGGCTATGAGCAAACGTAATCCCATGCCTCCCCTGATTTGATTTCTGCTGTTTTGTATCAGTGCTCAACAGTAATTGTGGCCTAATTGTGGTATTTGTCTTGCTGCAGTTATGCAGAGATGCCAAAGGAAGAGAAGAACAAGATTTCTCACCGCTCAAAGGCCCTTGATCtggtaaaatctcattttgCAGATGCTGGATACACTTTCCAGATAGATTCCTCTGTCTGAGCCAGCgacatttttttcttgttgcaaTTGCATGATCTATCTTTTGACAACTGCAAGCTGGTCATCTCAACATTAACGCTTCTACTGcagacattaaaaaaaaaactattgacaTTCAGTTGGGGAAGTACAGAGAAGGGAAAGAGAGtaggttttccttttcttatctAATTTAAACGGAGAGTAGCTTTCTTATCCAAGAAAGATTGTGGTTGACATTATCATAATTTTAGGGCTCTTTATGAGCAGGCTCAGATGGAATACCAGAGAGCACCAATCTCTTGTCAGAAAAGATTTTCATTTGATCAACATAAATCCTCTCATTTGGGCTTTGTAGTCAAGTATCTTACTCATTGCTGGTAAAACCGAATGTATATTTCAATTTGCTTACCCTTTTGAATGCATTTTGAcacgagtaatgctatacaccacaTTCATCCTATTTTGATTATGTTAAATAGTATGTAGCACATTCATTACTATTAGATAATAAAGaagcatgcaataaatgatcatttaatagtgataaatgtgtcacatcttattTAGTGGGATGAAAATAGGATGGTAGtatagtgtataaaattttccttttgacATACTAATCCCATGTTTATTCACTGATCGTGGTTGCTAATGGTGCCTCGTTAATCGTTATGAACTTTTGAGGTTGTGTACATACGAAAATTCAGTGACCCAAGAAAGAAAGTAATATCATTCATGGAAAGTAAATACGACATGAAATTTGACCTTGCAGCTTGTCATTGCATTAAAGGAAGGCATTGATAAAGGTTGGCATGGTGACTAACACAATTTCTTAGGGGATGTAAAGAGGCTGTCTGATTTGTGATATAAGtgaaatgatatattaattccaaatgaattttatcattttcagtcCCACCAGTtgatatgtaatattttaagaAGTTGTTAACCCACATCGGCGTGACTGAGAAGAGTAGGATTCTTTGCCAAATTACTGACCTTCAATTTCTGAACCAACTGTTGCTTTCGACTGCCAAATAAGCGGCTACAAGATTACCCAGGCCTAACGTGGCTGTCTTTCTGTTACCtaatttcctcaacaatttTGGCAGCTCTTGATCTTTAGACGCTAtttagttgagataaaatgagatgttttgttaaaagttgaataaaatattattagaatataattttttaatataatttttattttgagatttgaaaaattgaattgtttattatattttgtatagaatttatgaaaattataatgatgagatgagatgagatgattttgtgtatccaaaccgggccttaaTATTTACCACTTTGATGGGTATAAAGTTTGGGTTACAAAAACTAGGTACTTGTCTCAGCAAAGGCTCAAGGTGAGcccagtttggattgagagatgagatgagataagaagagatggttttagatgaattgaataaaatattattagaatattattttttaatattattattattattagatataaaaaaattgaattgtttattatattttgtataaaaatttaaaaaaattataatgatgagatgaattgaaatcacttttcaatccaaacgaaGCCATACAGTCGTACCTAACCACTACCTGGCAAATGTTACCGATATGTTCAACTATATGGCCCAAAGGTGTAAAAAAAACCTGATTGCTTTATTTGTTTTACGATAAGCAGACAAAGTATGGAGCAGAGTCACAACTGCAGTGAAGGATTAAACCCTAAACAGGAGTGTTAATTAGCAACAATAAACAATGTTATCAGGTACTATCAGACCATGACTGTGTGATAGTAGTTAACGGAAGGAAACATCTCATATAACGTTAACGGAAGGAAACTTCCTCAAGGCTGCCAATGGCCTTCTGGccgattggaaaaaaaaataaaaccaattaaGGCACTCATATGTACATGTTTGGATATTACTAGAATATCTTTATCATCGTACCAAAAACTTAGTGGTGTGGTTTTTATAGCATGTTCTCATCATAGTTGTAAACTCTTCAGTAAAGACCAATAAGAAAGGGAAAACCTTTTGGGTTTTGTACATCATAGACATGGTAAATTCTCGAGTTCTCTAAAACACAAGCCTTGCAAGTTGGAAAAATGAACGAAAACGGTCCCATCTCTTAAAGAGAACATACTCCTCACATGCCGTAGGGTCCCCACTCATATATACAAAGCCATGAATTTTACATCATCTAACCTCTGTGAATTAGGTCTCAATTCTCATTAGTACTGTCTTCGGTTCGGGTCAACCGAGTCGTTCAGTTAGCCATGAACAAATCAACACAGACATGTTAAGAGTGGGGGTCATCATCGTTAAGTCTTTGTCTTGCTCGTGGGGGTTTGAGTCACTACCTTCATGTTCtgcatttttttgataaatccATTACTTTTACCTGGTTGATTAGGGATTTTAATGTTAAGTTCAAATTGTAACTActcattttcatttgttttcactTTACAAAATGGCCTGGGAACTCATGATAGAGCAGAAGAAATTCCTCGACAATCAAAAGGTGAAAAAGCTAAAGGTCATCATGTGATGATAGTAAGTTAGTTAAATGAGTTAATGTCATGTGAGTTTGCATGGTGCGCGCGCACATGGAAGAATCACAAATGCCGGTAGAATAAAGAACATCGACAGCTGAgcataatgataataataacacAACAAAGATAACACACAATCTCAAcccaaaaagtaaaagattgcTTTAGTTGATTGCCAAAGAAAAagacgaaagaaaaaaaaagagagagaagaacatCACTGCTATTGCTATGCATCATCATCTGTAACAAAAGTCTTTTGGTAATTCCAGTTTGACATTCATACTTTTTGCTCGTATTactagacaaaaaaaaaaaaaacacatcgagaaaagaaaaaaaatagcaaagtacaaaaaaaaaaaaaaaaaagacacgaAGAGTAACTCAAAGCATTCAAAGAATGCTATAAACCCAAGAGACAACAGTTTGTGGGGGGACCAAGATTGACACAGATGGGAGGACCAATGGTGGTTAGAAGGCTGAGAGGggcaagaaagaaaacaaataagaacAACGCTTCTGCACCAGCTCCTAAAAATAGGGTTTCTTTCATCAAGTTGAAGCAGGCCGAGGTTGAGAAGTAACAGAGGGATCAACAAACTGGAATGTGGGACAAGGTTGCAACAATATAATGACATGTGTAAAAAATGTACACTTGTCAAAATATGTGAAAC is a window from the Juglans regia cultivar Chandler chromosome 7, Walnut 2.0, whole genome shotgun sequence genome containing:
- the LOC109005676 gene encoding inosine triphosphate pyrophosphatase isoform X1, which translates into the protein MAAARASGLVVPRPVTFVTGNAKKLEEVRAILGNSIPFQSLKLDLPELQGEPEDISKEKARLASVEVNGPVLVEDTCLCFNALKGLPGPYVKWFLQKLGHEGLNNMLMAYEDKSAYALCAFSFALGPNAEPITFLGRTPGKIVPPRGPNDFGWDPIFQPDGYEQTYAEMPKEEKNKISHRSKALDLLVISTLTLLLQTLKKKLLTFSWGSTEKGKRVGFPFLI
- the LOC109005676 gene encoding inosine triphosphate pyrophosphatase isoform X2, coding for MAAARASGLVVPRPVTFVTGNAKKLEEVRAILGNSIPFQSLKLDLPELQGEPEDISKEKARLASVEVNGPVLVEDTCLCFNALKGLPGPYVKWFLQKLGHEGLNNMLMAYEDKSAYALCAFSFALGPNAEPITFLGRTPGKIVPPRGPNDFGWDPIFQPDGYEQTYAEMPKEEKNKISHRSKALDLVKSHFADAGYTFQIDSSV